A region of Piscinibacter gummiphilus DNA encodes the following proteins:
- a CDS encoding LysR family transcriptional regulator, with product MDRLRTLALFKTVAEMGSFINAADVHGVSASVVSRAVADLEATLGVRLVERTTRHVALTAEGRGVLDQVAAVLQGYDELMASGRHGANEVTGEIRMTAPLSFVRSVSPAVAGFLAQYPKVSVDLQLRDAPGDLVQEGIDLAMRIAWDLPDTLIARRIGSAPLGLFASPSYLERKGVPQHPSELGEHDCLRYNGFGKSVPWTLEHPGTHERILPNVAGKLVTNSGDALLAAAVHGAGLVVLPLFLVAPAMREGTLVQVLADWHSPDLELFLTYSSRRNQPKRVRALIEWLAKHFESTPMDPTHVIPAQAGTLGGR from the coding sequence ATGGACCGTTTGCGCACTCTCGCCCTCTTCAAAACCGTTGCCGAGATGGGCAGCTTCATCAACGCCGCCGACGTGCACGGGGTCTCGGCCTCGGTCGTCTCGCGCGCGGTGGCCGACCTGGAGGCCACGCTCGGCGTGCGCCTCGTCGAACGCACCACGCGGCACGTGGCGCTCACGGCCGAAGGCCGCGGCGTGCTCGACCAGGTGGCCGCGGTGCTGCAGGGCTACGACGAGCTGATGGCCAGCGGCCGGCACGGTGCCAACGAGGTGACGGGCGAGATCCGCATGACGGCGCCGCTGTCCTTCGTGCGGTCGGTGAGCCCGGCCGTCGCCGGTTTCCTCGCCCAGTACCCGAAGGTCTCGGTGGACCTGCAGCTGCGCGATGCGCCGGGCGACCTGGTGCAGGAGGGCATCGACCTGGCGATGCGCATCGCATGGGACCTGCCCGACACGCTGATCGCGCGGCGCATCGGCTCGGCGCCGCTGGGCCTCTTCGCCTCGCCGTCCTACCTCGAGCGCAAGGGCGTGCCGCAACACCCCAGCGAACTGGGCGAACACGACTGCCTTCGCTACAACGGCTTCGGCAAGTCGGTGCCGTGGACGCTCGAACATCCCGGCACGCACGAACGCATCCTGCCCAACGTGGCGGGCAAGCTCGTCACCAACAGCGGCGATGCGCTGCTGGCGGCGGCCGTCCACGGCGCGGGCCTCGTGGTGCTGCCGCTGTTCCTCGTGGCCCCGGCGATGCGCGAGGGCACGCTGGTGCAGGTGCTCGCCGACTGGCACTCGCCCGACCTGGAGCTGTTCCTCACCTACAGCTCGCGGCGCAACCAGCCGAAGCGCGTGCGGGCGCTGATCGAGTGGCTCGCGAAACACTTCGAGTCGACGCCGATGGATCCGACACATGTCATCCCGGCGCAGGCCGGGACCCTGGGCGGGCGCTGA
- the eutC gene encoding ethanolamine ammonia-lyase subunit EutC, translating into MKDLVTPDPWTPLRQHTAARVALGRSGASLPTREVLRFDAAHALARDAVHLPLDAEALCERLGAAGWPVHRVHSAAPDRAAYLLRPDLGRRLDEASSAQLAAFDDPAPDLAFVVGDGLSSLATSRHAVPLLDAVRSLAPSTWRLGPVVVAEQARVALGDPVGERLKAQLVAVLIGERPGLSSPDSLGIYLTWNPRTGRTDAERNCISNVRPEGLSYAEAARRLVWLCGEALRLRLTGVGLKDGSDLQPRVIPAQAGTLSARPGSRPAPG; encoded by the coding sequence ATGAAGGACCTCGTCACCCCGGACCCGTGGACCCCGCTGCGCCAGCACACCGCCGCGCGCGTGGCCCTCGGCCGCAGTGGCGCGAGCCTGCCCACGCGCGAGGTGCTGCGCTTCGACGCGGCGCATGCGCTCGCGCGCGACGCGGTGCACCTGCCGCTCGACGCCGAGGCGCTGTGCGAGCGGCTGGGCGCCGCGGGCTGGCCGGTCCATCGGGTGCACAGCGCCGCGCCGGACCGGGCGGCCTACCTGCTGCGTCCCGACCTGGGCCGCCGGCTCGACGAGGCGTCCAGCGCGCAGCTGGCGGCCTTCGACGACCCCGCACCCGACCTCGCCTTCGTCGTCGGCGACGGCCTGTCGTCGCTCGCGACGAGCCGCCACGCGGTGCCGCTGCTCGACGCCGTGCGGTCGCTCGCGCCGTCCACGTGGCGCCTCGGCCCCGTGGTCGTCGCCGAACAGGCCCGGGTGGCGCTGGGGGATCCCGTGGGTGAACGGCTGAAGGCGCAACTGGTGGCCGTGCTGATCGGCGAACGTCCGGGCCTCAGCTCGCCCGACAGCCTCGGCATCTACCTGACCTGGAACCCGCGCACCGGCCGCACCGATGCCGAACGCAACTGCATCTCGAACGTGCGGCCCGAAGGGCTGTCGTACGCGGAAGCGGCAAGGCGCCTGGTGTGGCTCTGCGGCGAGGCGCTGCGACTGCGGCTCACCGGCGTGGGGTTGAAGGACGGCAGCGACCTTCAACCCCGCGTCATCCCGGCGCAGGCCGGGACCCTCAGCGCCCGCCCAGGGTCCCGGCCTGCGCCGGGATGA
- a CDS encoding ethanolamine ammonia-lyase subunit EutB: MPYRERIGHQSFSFDDLKTVMAKATPLRSGDVLAGIAAATAAERMAARLCLADVPLQRFLDEALVPYEEDEVTRLVIDTHDRAAFAPVAHLTVGGFRDWLLSDAATPDVLSALHAGITPEMAAAVSKLMRNQDLVLAARKCHVVTRFRDTIGLPGRLSVRLQPNHPTDDPRGIAVSMLDGLMYGAGDAVIGINPATDAVPALIDLWHLMDEVIGRFEIPTQSCVLTHVTNTIQAIERGAPVDLVFQSVAGTQRANAAFGIDLAVLREAREAALSLRRATVGDPATANVMYFETGQGSALSADAHHGVDQQTLEARAHAVARAFSPLLSNTVVGFIGPEYLFDGKQIIRAGLEDHFCGKLMGLPIGCDVCHTNHAEADADDMDTLLTLLGAAGVTFIMGVPGADDIMLNYQSTSFHDALYLREVLGLRRAPEFEAWLQRLEITDTTGRLRPATPAHRLIEHLGGPRP; encoded by the coding sequence ATGCCCTACCGCGAACGCATCGGCCACCAGTCCTTCTCGTTCGACGACCTGAAGACGGTGATGGCCAAGGCCACGCCGCTGCGGTCGGGCGACGTACTCGCGGGCATCGCGGCGGCCACCGCGGCCGAACGCATGGCCGCGCGGCTGTGCCTCGCCGACGTGCCATTGCAGCGCTTCCTCGACGAGGCGCTGGTGCCTTACGAGGAGGACGAGGTCACGCGCCTCGTCATCGACACCCACGACCGCGCCGCGTTCGCGCCGGTGGCCCACCTCACGGTGGGCGGGTTCCGCGACTGGCTGCTGTCGGACGCGGCCACGCCCGACGTGCTGTCGGCACTGCACGCCGGCATCACACCGGAGATGGCGGCCGCGGTGAGCAAGCTGATGCGCAACCAGGACCTGGTGCTCGCCGCCCGCAAGTGCCACGTCGTCACGCGCTTCCGCGACACCATCGGGCTGCCGGGCCGGCTGTCGGTGCGCCTGCAACCCAACCACCCCACCGACGACCCGCGCGGCATCGCGGTGTCGATGCTCGACGGGCTGATGTACGGCGCGGGCGACGCGGTGATCGGCATCAACCCCGCCACCGACGCCGTGCCCGCGCTGATCGATCTTTGGCACCTGATGGACGAAGTCATCGGGCGCTTCGAGATCCCCACGCAGTCGTGCGTGCTGACCCACGTGACGAACACCATCCAGGCCATCGAACGCGGTGCGCCGGTCGACCTCGTGTTCCAGTCGGTGGCCGGCACGCAGCGGGCGAACGCGGCGTTCGGCATCGACCTCGCCGTGCTGCGCGAGGCGCGCGAGGCCGCGCTGTCGCTGCGACGCGCCACCGTGGGCGACCCCGCCACCGCCAACGTCATGTACTTCGAGACCGGCCAGGGCTCGGCGCTGTCGGCCGACGCGCACCACGGCGTGGACCAGCAGACCCTCGAGGCCCGCGCGCACGCGGTGGCACGCGCCTTCTCGCCGCTGCTGTCGAACACCGTCGTGGGCTTCATCGGCCCCGAGTACCTGTTCGACGGCAAGCAGATCATCCGCGCCGGCCTCGAGGACCACTTCTGCGGCAAGCTGATGGGCCTGCCGATCGGCTGCGACGTGTGCCACACGAACCATGCCGAGGCCGATGCCGACGACATGGACACGCTGCTGACCCTGCTGGGCGCGGCGGGTGTGACGTTCATCATGGGCGTGCCGGGCGCCGACGACATCATGCTGAACTACCAGAGCACCTCGTTCCACGACGCGCTGTACCTGCGCGAGGTGCTGGGGCTGCGGCGGGCGCCGGAATTCGAGGCGTGGCTGCAGCGGCTGGAGATCACCGACACGACCGGCCGCCTGCGCCCGGCCACGCCGGCCCACCGGCTGATCGAACACCTCGGAGGCCCGCGGCCATGA
- the eat gene encoding ethanolamine permease encodes MQTGQLKPTLNAWHLWGLAVGLVISGEYFGWSYGWNSAGTLGFLITALVVAVMYTTFIFSFTELTTAIPHAGGPFAYASRAFGPTGGFIAGFATLIEFLFAPPAIAMAIGAYLQVQFPAVHPKAMAIGAYLVFMTLNILGVRTAATFELIVTVLAILELLVFMGVVAPGFSMANFVAHGWAGQDTFTAATAAGMFAAIPFAIWFFLAIEGVAMAAEEAKDPKRTIPIAYIAGILTLVVLAVGVMVFAGGVGDWRKFANINDPLPQAMKVVVGENSTWLHMLVWIGLFGLVASFHGIILGYSRQIFALSRAAYLPSYFAAIHPRFGTPHRAVLAGGVVGVAAIFSDELFSFGGQTLTANIVTMSVFGAIVMYIMSMASLFALRRKEPNLDRPFPAIGYPVFPAIALGLAVVCLAAMVYYNFMLSLVFAGLMALAYVVFMRGGQVRREAAAAVSPAGG; translated from the coding sequence ATGCAGACCGGTCAGCTGAAGCCCACGCTCAACGCGTGGCACCTGTGGGGGCTCGCGGTGGGCCTCGTCATCTCCGGCGAATACTTCGGCTGGAGCTACGGCTGGAACTCGGCCGGCACGCTCGGCTTCCTGATCACCGCCCTCGTGGTCGCGGTGATGTACACCACCTTCATCTTCAGCTTCACCGAACTCACCACCGCGATCCCGCACGCCGGCGGGCCGTTCGCCTACGCCTCGCGCGCGTTCGGCCCCACCGGCGGGTTCATCGCCGGCTTCGCCACGCTGATCGAGTTCCTGTTCGCCCCGCCCGCCATCGCGATGGCGATCGGCGCGTACCTCCAGGTGCAGTTCCCCGCGGTGCATCCGAAGGCCATGGCCATCGGGGCGTACCTGGTGTTCATGACCCTCAACATCCTCGGCGTGCGCACCGCGGCCACGTTCGAGCTGATCGTGACCGTGCTCGCGATCCTCGAGCTGCTCGTGTTCATGGGCGTGGTGGCGCCGGGCTTCTCGATGGCCAACTTCGTGGCCCACGGCTGGGCGGGGCAGGACACCTTCACCGCCGCCACGGCGGCCGGCATGTTCGCGGCCATTCCCTTCGCGATCTGGTTCTTCCTCGCGATCGAAGGGGTCGCGATGGCGGCCGAGGAGGCGAAGGACCCGAAACGAACGATCCCGATCGCCTACATCGCGGGCATCCTGACCCTGGTGGTGCTGGCGGTGGGCGTGATGGTGTTCGCCGGCGGCGTGGGCGACTGGCGAAAGTTCGCCAACATCAACGACCCGCTGCCACAGGCGATGAAGGTGGTGGTGGGCGAGAACAGCACCTGGCTGCACATGCTCGTGTGGATCGGGCTCTTCGGCCTCGTGGCCTCGTTCCACGGCATCATCCTCGGCTACTCGCGGCAGATCTTCGCGCTGTCGCGCGCGGCCTACCTGCCCTCGTACTTCGCCGCGATCCACCCGCGCTTCGGCACGCCGCACCGCGCGGTGCTCGCGGGCGGCGTGGTGGGCGTCGCCGCGATCTTCAGCGACGAGCTGTTCTCGTTCGGCGGCCAGACCCTCACGGCCAACATCGTCACGATGTCGGTGTTCGGGGCCATCGTGATGTACATCATGTCGATGGCGAGCCTCTTCGCGCTGCGCCGCAAGGAGCCGAACCTCGACCGCCCCTTCCCGGCCATCGGCTACCCGGTCTTCCCCGCCATCGCGCTGGGCCTGGCGGTCGTGTGCCTCGCGGCGATGGTCTACTACAACTTCATGCTGTCCCTGGTGTTTGCCGGGCTGATGGCTTTGGCGTATGTTGTGTTCATGCGTGGCGGGCAGGTCCGCCGCGAGGCCGCCGCCGCCGTCTCGCCGGCCGGCGGCTGA
- a CDS encoding GntR family transcriptional regulator, whose translation MPDLNKPQHIADRIVDAILARKLAPGARLGEQPLADLFGVSRTIVREALARLAARGMVEVNSRRGWFVVQPSIEDARDAFAARQVIETGLLQSAGSRIDGPALKRLQKHVSQERAAVRAADAGERSFLLGDFHVCLAECAGHTTLAEILRDLTARTTLIATLYQSPHEAAVSCEEHAEIVAALERGDGALAVDLMRRHIEGVAAHLSPTAPADPLASLRVALSPVGPSAQALHTTTPTGRPPRKKRLFTDLMPPTSPLEN comes from the coding sequence GTGCCCGACCTCAACAAGCCCCAGCACATCGCCGACCGCATCGTCGACGCGATCCTCGCCCGCAAGCTCGCCCCCGGCGCCCGGCTGGGTGAGCAGCCGCTCGCGGACCTCTTCGGCGTGAGCCGCACCATCGTGCGCGAGGCGCTCGCCCGACTGGCCGCCCGGGGCATGGTCGAGGTGAACTCGCGCCGCGGCTGGTTCGTGGTGCAGCCCTCCATCGAGGACGCCCGCGACGCGTTCGCCGCCCGCCAGGTCATCGAGACGGGGCTGCTGCAGTCGGCCGGCAGCCGCATCGACGGCCCGGCGCTCAAGCGCCTGCAGAAGCACGTGTCCCAGGAGCGTGCCGCCGTGCGGGCGGCCGATGCGGGCGAGCGCAGCTTCCTGCTGGGCGATTTCCACGTGTGCCTCGCCGAATGCGCGGGCCACACGACGCTCGCCGAGATCCTGCGCGACCTGACCGCACGCACCACCTTGATCGCCACGCTCTACCAGTCGCCCCACGAGGCGGCCGTCTCGTGCGAGGAACACGCCGAGATCGTGGCCGCCCTGGAGCGCGGCGACGGTGCGCTCGCCGTCGACCTGATGCGCCGGCACATCGAAGGCGTGGCCGCCCACCTGAGCCCCACGGCGCCCGCAGACCCGCTGGCCTCGTTGCGGGTGGCGCTGTCGCCGGTCGGCCCGTCGGCACAGGCCTTGCATACAACGACCCCGACCGGACGGCCGCCCCGAAAGAAGCGGTTGTTCACCGATTTGATGCCCCCCACGTCCCCGCTGGAGAATTGA
- a CDS encoding transporter substrate-binding domain-containing protein — MSHRVFLKTLGLLAAAPLLFGASAAMAQSALDDVLAKKVLTVAIPTDYPPYGFVGTDLKPQGLDVEMAQLIATKLGVKVELVPVTSANRIPYLQTKKADLVISTLGKNAEREKVIDFTSSYSPFFQAVFGPKTITVKNAADLAGKSVGVTRGAMEDQELGKIAPSGVDVKRFEDNNVTVSAYVSGQTQLIATGASVAGAMMAKNPQLGTEFKLLLKDSPNFIGIAKGEDKLKAKVNEIIADAKKSGELDKLSSKWLGRPAGDLPL; from the coding sequence ATGAGCCACCGTGTGTTCCTGAAGACCCTGGGCCTGCTGGCCGCCGCCCCGCTGCTGTTCGGCGCTTCCGCCGCGATGGCCCAGTCCGCCCTCGACGACGTGCTCGCCAAGAAGGTGCTCACCGTCGCGATCCCCACCGACTACCCGCCGTACGGCTTCGTGGGCACCGACCTGAAGCCGCAGGGTCTCGACGTCGAGATGGCCCAGCTGATCGCCACCAAGCTCGGGGTGAAGGTGGAACTGGTTCCGGTGACGAGCGCCAACCGCATTCCCTACCTGCAGACCAAGAAGGCCGACCTGGTCATCTCCACGCTCGGCAAGAACGCCGAGCGCGAGAAGGTGATCGACTTCACGTCGTCGTACTCGCCGTTCTTCCAGGCCGTGTTCGGCCCGAAGACGATCACCGTGAAGAACGCGGCCGACCTCGCCGGCAAGAGCGTGGGCGTGACCCGCGGCGCCATGGAAGACCAGGAGCTGGGCAAGATCGCGCCGAGCGGCGTCGACGTGAAGCGCTTCGAGGACAACAACGTGACGGTGTCGGCCTACGTGTCGGGCCAGACGCAACTGATCGCCACGGGCGCCTCGGTGGCCGGCGCGATGATGGCGAAGAACCCGCAGCTCGGCACCGAGTTCAAGCTGCTGCTGAAGGACTCGCCGAACTTCATCGGCATCGCCAAGGGCGAGGACAAGCTCAAGGCCAAGGTCAACGAGATCATCGCCGACGCGAAGAAGAGCGGCGAGCTCGACAAGCTGTCGTCCAAGTGGCTCGGCCGTCCGGCCGGCGACCTGCCGCTCTGA
- a CDS encoding amino acid ABC transporter permease, which translates to MIAFDFPAVLVEWPMLLKGAGITLALTAVSATLGLGLGVACAWARTYGGATLRFVVGAYVEAIRNTPFIVQLFFLFFGLPSLGVKLTPETASVLAMVVNLGAYAAEIVRAGISATPRGQIEAAQSLALSARQVFTRVVLPPALKRVWPALVSQIIIVMLGSAVCSQVSTQELSYAANLIQSRNFRAFEAFIVATVMYLALSVFVRQLLNWAGPRFLFGR; encoded by the coding sequence ATGATCGCCTTCGACTTCCCGGCGGTCCTCGTCGAGTGGCCCATGCTGCTCAAGGGCGCGGGCATCACGCTCGCGCTCACCGCGGTCAGCGCCACCCTCGGCCTCGGCCTGGGCGTGGCCTGTGCGTGGGCTCGCACCTACGGCGGCGCCACTTTGCGTTTCGTCGTGGGGGCGTACGTCGAGGCGATCCGCAACACCCCGTTCATCGTCCAGCTGTTCTTCCTGTTCTTCGGCCTGCCCAGCCTCGGCGTGAAGCTCACGCCGGAGACCGCGTCCGTGCTGGCGATGGTGGTCAACCTCGGCGCCTACGCGGCCGAGATCGTGCGGGCCGGCATCTCGGCCACGCCCCGCGGGCAGATCGAGGCGGCGCAAAGCCTCGCGCTGAGCGCGCGCCAGGTGTTCACCCGCGTGGTGCTGCCCCCGGCGCTCAAGCGCGTGTGGCCGGCGCTCGTGAGCCAGATCATCATCGTGATGCTCGGGTCGGCGGTGTGCAGCCAGGTGTCCACGCAGGAACTGTCGTACGCGGCCAACCTGATCCAGTCGCGCAACTTCCGGGCGTTCGAGGCCTTCATCGTCGCCACGGTGATGTACCTCGCGCTCTCGGTCTTCGTGCGCCAGCTGCTGAACTGGGCCGGCCCGCGTTTCCTCTTCGGCCGCTAG
- a CDS encoding amino acid ABC transporter permease: protein MVDFSLWDILRNLLQAVRWTVALSLIAFIGGGLIGLGLLVARIAKVRGAEAFAAVYVQLFQGTPLLMQLFLAYFGLALFGLNVSAWTAAAFALTLYSSAYLTEIWRGCVNAVPKGQWEASSALALTLREQLRYVIGPQALKVAVPPTVGFSVQIIKGTALASVIGFVELTKAGTMIANATFRPFTVYACVALMYFVLCFPVSYWARTLERKLHGHR from the coding sequence ATGGTCGACTTCTCCCTCTGGGACATCCTGCGCAACCTGCTGCAGGCCGTGCGCTGGACCGTGGCGCTCTCGCTGATCGCGTTCATCGGCGGGGGCCTCATCGGCCTCGGCCTGCTGGTGGCGCGCATCGCGAAGGTGCGTGGCGCCGAGGCCTTCGCGGCGGTGTATGTGCAGCTCTTCCAGGGCACGCCGCTGCTGATGCAGCTGTTCCTCGCGTACTTCGGGCTCGCGCTGTTCGGCCTCAACGTGTCCGCATGGACGGCCGCGGCGTTCGCGCTCACGCTCTACAGCAGCGCGTACCTCACCGAGATCTGGCGCGGCTGCGTGAATGCGGTGCCGAAGGGCCAGTGGGAGGCGTCGAGCGCGCTTGCGCTGACCCTGCGCGAGCAACTGCGCTACGTCATCGGCCCGCAGGCGCTGAAGGTGGCGGTGCCGCCCACCGTCGGCTTCAGCGTTCAGATCATCAAGGGCACGGCGCTCGCGTCGGTGATCGGGTTCGTCGAGCTGACGAAGGCCGGCACGATGATCGCCAACGCCACGTTCCGCCCCTTCACCGTCTACGCCTGCGTGGCGCTGATGTACTTCGTGCTGTGTTTCCCGGTGTCGTACTGGGCCCGCACCCTCGAGAGGAAACTCCATGGCCATCGCTGA
- a CDS encoding amino acid ABC transporter ATP-binding protein, with amino-acid sequence MAIAEAPAAVAAPVASPGIVEITGLRKRFGSNEVLKGVDLSVKRGEVIVIIGKSGSGKSTLLRCVNGLEVFDEGSLHVDGQPLLHGNVAAMRALRQDVGMIFQNFNLFPHLSVGRNVMLAPSLVKKRPGPAGVEQAKRLLARVGLAEKFDAQPDQLSGGQQQRVAIARALAMEPAVLLCDEITSALDPELVGEVLRVVESLADEGMTLMMVTHEMNFARKVADRVVFMHAGRIHEIGPPEQLFGSPQTAELKQFLSAVHA; translated from the coding sequence ATGGCCATCGCTGAAGCACCCGCGGCTGTCGCGGCCCCCGTCGCCTCCCCCGGCATCGTCGAGATCACGGGCCTGCGCAAGCGCTTCGGTTCGAACGAGGTGCTCAAGGGCGTCGACCTGTCCGTCAAGCGCGGCGAGGTCATCGTGATCATCGGCAAGAGCGGATCGGGCAAAAGCACGCTGCTGCGCTGCGTGAACGGCCTGGAGGTCTTCGACGAAGGCTCGCTGCACGTCGACGGCCAGCCGCTGCTGCACGGCAACGTGGCGGCCATGCGCGCGTTGCGCCAGGACGTGGGCATGATCTTCCAGAACTTCAACCTGTTCCCGCACCTGAGCGTGGGGCGCAACGTGATGCTCGCGCCGTCGCTCGTGAAGAAGCGGCCGGGGCCGGCCGGCGTCGAGCAGGCGAAACGCCTGCTGGCACGTGTGGGCCTCGCCGAGAAGTTCGACGCCCAGCCGGACCAGCTGTCGGGCGGCCAGCAGCAGCGTGTGGCCATCGCACGTGCGCTCGCGATGGAGCCGGCCGTGCTGCTGTGCGATGAAATCACGTCGGCGCTGGACCCCGAACTCGTGGGCGAGGTGCTGCGCGTGGTGGAGTCGCTCGCCGACGAGGGCATGACGCTGATGATGGTCACGCACGAGATGAACTTCGCGCGCAAGGTGGCCGACCGCGTCGTGTTCATGCACGCGGGGCGCATCCATGAGATCGGGCCGCCGGAGCAGCTGTTCGGGTCGCCGCAGACCGCCGAGCTGAAGCAGTTCCTGTCGGCGGTGCACGCCTAG
- a CDS encoding PadR family transcriptional regulator, producing MSLPHALLTSLAERPCSGLELAGRFDRSIGFFWQATHQQIYRELARLEEAGWVKSTAVEQSRGRKRNYELLPAGRKELKRWVLAGDDPKPLRDELMVRLRAEAAIGPVGLEKEMRRRLALHEEKLATYQAIEAKDFSDPDASREDRLRHLVLRAGLMQEAMWIELAREAIAILES from the coding sequence ATGTCGCTGCCTCACGCCCTCCTCACCTCGCTGGCCGAGCGTCCCTGCTCGGGCCTGGAACTCGCCGGCCGCTTCGACCGGTCCATCGGCTTCTTCTGGCAGGCCACGCACCAGCAGATCTACCGCGAGCTGGCGCGGCTGGAGGAGGCGGGCTGGGTGAAGTCGACCGCGGTGGAGCAGAGCCGCGGCCGCAAGCGCAACTACGAGCTGCTGCCGGCCGGCCGCAAGGAACTCAAGCGGTGGGTGCTCGCGGGCGACGACCCGAAGCCGCTGCGCGACGAGCTGATGGTGCGCCTGCGCGCCGAGGCCGCGATCGGGCCGGTGGGGCTCGAGAAGGAGATGCGCCGCCGCCTCGCATTGCACGAGGAGAAGCTCGCGACGTACCAGGCCATCGAGGCGAAGGACTTCTCCGACCCCGATGCATCGCGCGAGGACCGCCTGCGGCACCTCGTGCTGCGGGCCGGCCTGATGCAGGAAGCGATGTGGATCGAACTCGCCCGGGAGGCGATCGCGATCCTGGAATCCTAG